In the genome of Cryptomeria japonica chromosome 8, Sugi_1.0, whole genome shotgun sequence, one region contains:
- the LOC131043832 gene encoding receptor-like protein EIX2 produces MSLHYLHEAKKRKLTSSNIWLDSNSLSGLISLSFKLSSLGLGSCNLDRIPSFLVTQYDLTDLDLSANSIQTNIPSWIWNLPSLSNLNLSCNQLTGSLPSRLTLPKYFGYLDLHNNSLKGALPLPPARAALLDLSMNQFNRSIPTDIGAYIQSTEFLSLSRNNLSGAIPESICTPYLQVLDLSNNTLSSVIPPHLTKNCSSLSVLDLAENHLEGKLPTEWGNITKIHTLKLNGNHLRGVIPSSISEGRSLQVLDLGNNDLEGTFPHWIGKLLQLHVFVLRSNHFHGSIPLLVIGIPNLQILDLSGNHLSGAIPSNLTNLLAMVNASQNNSNHLEEYSSTGATYTNQIKISWKGWDVEFVKVLFILKCIDLSNNFLSGSIPPKMGSVQGLIALKLSRNHLSGRIPKTLGRMDQLESLDLSLNRLNGNIPLELELLSYSQFLNLSYNMLDGKVPHGGQFLTFG; encoded by the exons ATGAGTTTGCATTATTTGCATGAGGCGAAGAAGAGGAAATTAACGTCTTCTAACATTTGGCTCGACTCCAATAGTTTAAGCGGCCTCATTTCCCTCTCC ttcaagctttcctctttgggacTAGGCTCTTGCAATTTAGATAGAATTCCATCGTTTCTTGTGACCCAATATGACTTGACGGATCTGGACCTATCTGCTAACAGTATCCAAACAAATATTCCATCTTGGATATGGAACTTACCCAGTCTTTCTAATTTGAACCTTAGTTGTAATCAGTTAACAGGGTCATTGCCATCTAGACTAACCTTACCCAAGTATTTTGGCTATCTAGATTTGCACAATAATAGCTTAAAAGgtgctcttcctcttcctcctgctCGTGCTGCTCTACTGGATCTGTCGATGAATCAGTTTAATCGCTCTATTCCTACTGATATTGGTGCATATATTCAAAGTACAGAGTTCTTATCCTTGTCGAGGAATAATCTCAGTGGAGCGATTCCAGAATCTATTTGCACTCCATATTTGCAGGTTCTTGACCTTTCAAATAATACGCTGAGCAGTGTCATTCCTCCTCATTTAACCAAGAATTGTTCTTCTCTAAGTGTTTTAGATTTGGCGGAAAATCATCTGGAAGGTAAATTGCCAACAGAATGGGGCAACATTACAAAGATTCATACATTGAAGCTCAATGGTAATCATTTGAGAGGAGTTATTCCCTCATCCATTTCAGAAGGCCGATCTCTGCAAGTATTGGATTTGGGAAATAATGATTTGGAAGGCACCTTTCCCCACTGGATTGGAAAGCTATTACAACTGCATGTGTTCGTCTTAAGGTCTAATCATTTTCATGGCAGTATCCCACTCCTGGTAATTGGCATTCCGAATCTTCAAATTCTGGATCTTTCTGGCAACCACCTTTCGGGAGCTATTCCAAGCAACCTTACAAATCTGCTTGCAATGGTCAATGCATCGCAGAATAATTCAAACCATCTCGAAGAATACAGTTCAACTGGTGCTACATATACAAATCAGATTAAAATTTCCTGGAAAGGTTGGGATGTTGAATTTGTGAAAGTTCTTTTCATTCTTAAATGCATTGATctttcaaacaacttcttatctGGGAGCATTCCTCCCAAAATGGGATCCGTTCAAGGCTTGATAGCCCTTAAACTTTCAAGGAATCATCTCAGTGGCCGAATCCCAAAAACATTGGGACGCATGGATCAGCTAGAGTCTCTAGACCTCTCGCTAAATAGGCTGAATGGCAACATTCCATTAGAACTTGAGTTGCTGAGTTATTCGCAGTtcttgaatctatcttataacatgCTTGATGGAAAAGTACCCCACGGGGGGCAGTTTCTAACGTTTGGGTAG